DNA sequence from the Halocalculus aciditolerans genome:
CTGCCGCTGGAAGATCTGTGCGGCCTTCTCGAACGCCTCGTAGAGCGTGTAGTAGGGGTCGTGGCCGCCGTAGGGGAAGCGGATGAACGACCCGAGGATGGGGCCGATATTCGACTCGATCTCTTCGAGGTCGGCTTCCTCCCAGCCGGAGTAGCGTTTGAGCAGCCGGGGGTCCATCAGGTGGACGTCGGCGTCGACCTCGTAGAGGATTTCCTTGTCGTAGCTCCCGCTCTCGCCGTCGGTGCCGAAGGTGAGGACGCTGTCGGCGTCGAACTCGACGCCGGGGAGGGCGTCGTAGTAGTCGAGGGAGATGCGGTTGAACGACGCGACGGCCTTCGGGGGGATGCCGAGGGCCATCGCGATGTCCATCCACACGCCGGGGATGGTGGCGTAGGTCTCGGGGACCACGTCGAACGTCCCGGTGCCGGCGGGTTCGACCGTCACCTCGTAGGTCGTGTCTTCCGCCGTGGTCGCGGCGGTCGTCGTGGTGGTCTCCGCCGCGGTGGTGGTCGTCGCCTCGCTCGCGCCGCCGCTGCAGCCAGCGAGGAGGCCGCCGCCCAGGAGCGCGCCGCCGCCCTTGATGGCGTCTCTCCGCGTTGGTGCGTCGTGGCAGTCGACATCTCGTGCCATACGTTTTAGGTCGGCCTAAAACACATAGTTCTTTCTCTCCGGACAGCCGCCGTCACCGCCTGAGTCAGACGAGGTCGCGCTCGCGGACGTACTCGCACAGCCGCTCGTCGTCGACCGCATCGAGAAGCGCGTCGTCGTCGAGGTGCGCCGCCAGCCGGCGCTGTCCGGCCGCCGCCCGTCGCGTAATCTCCGCGTCGTCGAGGCGGGCCGCCGCGACGAACGCCAACTCCCGCTCCTTCACGCGTTCGAGACGCGCCGCGTCGATATCGTGGTCGTCCGGCAGGCGGTGGTACTCGAACCACTCCTCCCACGACCGCTCCTCCTCCCAGTCGGCGGCGTCCCCCGGGACGCGGCGCAGCCAGTCCATGTGCGGGAGCGCCGCCTCCCAGTAGCCGAACTCGCGGCGCGCCTCGTGGACGATTTCGCGGCCGACGCGCATCCCGTCCGCCGCCGCGAGCAACACCTGGTCGCCGCGGTCTGCGAGGCCCCCCGCGAAGAACAACCCGTCTATCGGCGTGCGGCCGTCGGCGTCCGCGTACGACCCGTCGACCCGCTCGTGCGTCCCCGTCTCTCGAACGTGCGTCGTGAACAACTCGTCTTCGTCGGCGATACCGCGGAGGTAGTCGCCGTCGAGCGTCGTCGCCGCGACGACGCGGTCCGCGACGACCACCCGCCCGCTCTCCGCCTCGACCCGGAAGCCATCGGCGTGCTCGCGGACCTCGCTGACGGTCTCCGCGACGACGTCGCCGCCCGCAGCGCGGACGTGGTCTACGAAGAGCGCGCGCAGCGTCTCCACGTCGACACCGCCCGGGAACCCCGGGTAGGTCTCGACGAACGCACAGCGGTCGAGGGAGGCGTCGCCGCGGTCGAAAACGACGGTGTCGAGGCCGTCTCGCGCGGTACAGATACTCGCTGCCGTTCCCGCGGGGCCGCCGCCGACGACGACCACGTCGTATCGTCGTGTCGCTGAACCACCCACGTCTTTAGGCTCGCCTAAAAGAACATAAACGTTGTCGTCAGCCCGCGAGAACTCGCCGCCGACCGTGCGCGCTCTCCACGTCCGGTGTCTCTACGCGTCCTGTGCGTTGACCGTGAGGACGGGCATCGGGGCGTCGCGGACGACGCGCTCGGCGACGCTCCCGACGAGTCGGCGGCGCACGCCCTCGCGGCCGTGCGTCCCCATCACGGCGAGGTCGGCGTCGATTTCCGCCGCGTACGCGAGAATCTCCTCGTCCGCCGACCCCTCGCCTAGCTCGGTGACGAGGTCGACGTCGCGGTCGGCGGCGAGGGATTCGACGTCGGCGAGGGCGGTCTTCCCGGCGTCGATGCCGACGTCGCGGAGGGCGTCCGTGACTTCGTTCTTCGAGACGGCGAGCCAGCTCGTCGACGTCTCCACGACGTAGAGGGCGTAGACGATGGCGTCGTGGGTCTCGGCGAGTCCGAGGGCTTCTCGCGCCGCGGCGAGCGCGTGTTCGCTGCCGTCGGTCGCGACGAGGATGCGGTCGTACATTCAGAGCACCCCGAAACCGAACTGGCTGTACGGCCAGACGAAGTGGAGCGCCACGCCGACGACGAGCGCGGGAATCGTCGTGTAGATGGTGGCGACGATGGCGGCCTTCAGGTCGATGGCCAGCAGGGGGAAGAGGGCGTCGCCGTCCTGACTGATGGCGTTCGCGGTGAGCGCGGAGAACGGCAGGCCGCCCTCGGCGTAGAGCTGTGCGAACACGATCTGTGGCGCGCAGCCGGGGATGAGGCCGAGGAGCGCGCCGCCGACGGGGGCGAGGACGCCCGCGGCCGCGGCGAGCGCGGCGATGTCGATGCCGAAGAGGACGACGCTGTACTCGTAGACGAGGTAGGCGACGATGACCCACACCGTCACCATGCTCGTCTCCATCGCGGCGTGCTGGAAGGTCTCGTAGGCGCTCGCGAAGTCGTCGCGAACGCGGCCCGCCGCGCCCTCGCCGATGAACTTCCGGCCGACGAAGTGGAGGTAGAAGGACGCGGTCGTGCCGACGAGGCCGGCGACGGTGAACAGCCCGAAGAAGGTCGCGTCGAACGCGAGCGGGACGTCGGGCGCGCCGCGCGCGAGGTAGAGCACGCCGGCGACGAGGCCGGCGACGGCGACGGCCCACCAGAGCACGTGGACGCCGTGACTGAACACCGTCGCGACGCGCGCCAGCGCGGTTTCCTCGCTCTGGCTCTCCGCGTGGCTGTGGGCGTCGTCCATCTCGTAGTGCGGGACGCTCGGCCCGCCGCTGGCGACGTTCGCCGTCGCGAACCCGCCGTCGGTGACGGGGCGGCCGAGTCGGCTCACGGCGCGGTCGACGCGCCCGACGCCGAGCCCCCACGCGTCGATGGCGTAGCCGAAGCCGACGGCGGCGACGAACGCGAGCCCGTAGGCGTAGACGGCGGCTTCGGGGGCGAGCGCGAGAATGACGAACGCGGAGTCGCCGGCGGTCGCGGCGAGCGCGGCGATGACCGTTCCGAAACTCACCGACCCCCGGATGTAGAGCGGCATCGCGATAATCGCGCCGCCGCATCCGGGCGTCAGGCCGAGGAGCGCGCCGGCGAGCGGCTGCATGCGCTCGTTCCGTTCGAGGTAGGAGACGATACGGCCGCCCGTCCGATACTGGATGTAGCTGAAGACGAGGACGGTGACGGCGACGAACGCGCTCACCTGCACGAAGCCGTCGCGAACGGAGAACACGAAAATATCGAGCGCGTCGGCGAGCGACAGCCCGCCGAACTGGAGCGGGGCGGTCACGTCGACCACCTCGCCAACTGCGGACGGCGGCCCGAGCCACCGTCGAAGCGTGCGTAGTAACTCATCACGACACACGCTTACGACCCTAACTACAAAATACTACCTACCGAACTCCAAAATTAGCCCCTTCTAATCCTTCTCGGGTGCGGGTGTTTCACCGCGAACGCCGTCGCTCTCCGATGCGAGCGACAGAGCGAAAGACGACTCAGGCTTCTGTTCGAACAGTCGGGTCAGTCGCCGGTGACGATGCGTGCGACCTCGTCACGGTCGAAGAGCCGCTCGCTCTCGGGAATCTCCGGGTAGGGGCCGCCGTCGTAGCCCGGCCACGCGCCGAAGACGTCGGGATAGAGCTGTTTCGCCGTCATCTCCAGCTGGAAGAGATTCATCAACGGCCCCTGCAGGGGGTTACCGCCCGCGTAGAATCGGTCATTCTCGACGGCCGCGAGCTTCGCGCCGACGGAGTGGCTCGCGACCTGCTCGCGGATCGCGGACACGTCGTAGTAGGAGTAGCCGTAGCGGTGGAGGATGACGTCGGGGTCGACGTCGAGCAGCGTCTCGAAGTCGTAGGACGTCTGGTAGGAGACGTCGCTCTCGGCGAACGCGTCGGACGCGCCGAGCGGCCGCGTGTGCGCGGTCGCGAACCCCGACTCGTTGACTTTCGCCGGATAGAACGTCTCCCCCATGTAGAGCACGGACGCGACGGTGGGGCGCTCCGACTCCGGAGGGAGGTTCGCCTGTATCGTCGAGACGACGTCGTCGTGAATCGCCGCGAGCGCCTCGTACCGCTCCGCTTCCCGGAACACCTCTGCGAGCTTCTCCGAGAGTTCCCAGAGCGTGTAATACTCGTACCCCTCGTCGTAGGGCTCCGGCGGTTCGGTGTTCCGTCGGCTGTAGTTGTTCGCGAAGAACGGTGCGACGTTCTCCGACACCTCCTCGATGTCCGCGACCTCCCAGCCGTCGAAGGACACGAGGAGCGCCGGGTCGACGACGTGGAGGTCCGAGTTCAACTCGTAGAACAACTCCTTGTCGACGGTGATACCGCCGCCCGATCCCGAGTTGAGCTGTTCGATGTCGCTGTAGTCGAAGTCGACGCCGTCGAGGCGCGCGTAGAACGCGTCGAGCGCGCCCGCGACCTCAGTGCTGAACCCGAGGGAGTTCACCGCGTCGCCGTAGCCGTACGCGACCGCCATATCCGCGTAGAGGAGGTTGTACACCATCACGCGCTCCGGCGGCTCCTCGAACTCGACCGTCCCAACTGGCGACAGCGATACTGCGTACGACGCCGCCGCCTCGCCCTCCGTCGTCGTCTCGTCCGCCGCCGTCGATTCGGTCGTTCCGCTCGCCTCGTCCGGATCGGACGTGCTCGAACAGCCGGCGATGAGCCCACCCCCCACGAGCGCGCCCGCGTACGTCAGGTACTCTCTACGCGTCGGTGCGTCGCGTCCCGTCGTCTCGTCGTTCGTCATCGTCAGAGATCTCCGTTGATGATGTCCGCCACCCGCTGGTGGTCGAAGAGCTGTTCGGACTCCGCGAAGTCGGGGTACGGACCGCCGTCGTAGTCCGGCCACGCACCGAACTGCTCGGGATAGAGCTCCTTCGCGACCATCTCGAGCTGGAAGAAGTTCAT
Encoded proteins:
- a CDS encoding putative manganese transporter, which translates into the protein MTAPLQFGGLSLADALDIFVFSVRDGFVQVSAFVAVTVLVFSYIQYRTGGRIVSYLERNERMQPLAGALLGLTPGCGGAIIAMPLYIRGSVSFGTVIAALAATAGDSAFVILALAPEAAVYAYGLAFVAAVGFGYAIDAWGLGVGRVDRAVSRLGRPVTDGGFATANVASGGPSVPHYEMDDAHSHAESQSEETALARVATVFSHGVHVLWWAVAVAGLVAGVLYLARGAPDVPLAFDATFFGLFTVAGLVGTTASFYLHFVGRKFIGEGAAGRVRDDFASAYETFQHAAMETSMVTVWVIVAYLVYEYSVVLFGIDIAALAAAAGVLAPVGGALLGLIPGCAPQIVFAQLYAEGGLPFSALTANAISQDGDALFPLLAIDLKAAIVATIYTTIPALVVGVALHFVWPYSQFGFGVL
- a CDS encoding ABC transporter substrate-binding protein, which encodes MTNDETTGRDAPTRREYLTYAGALVGGGLIAGCSSTSDPDEASGTTESTAADETTTEGEAAASYAVSLSPVGTVEFEEPPERVMVYNLLYADMAVAYGYGDAVNSLGFSTEVAGALDAFYARLDGVDFDYSDIEQLNSGSGGGITVDKELFYELNSDLHVVDPALLVSFDGWEVADIEEVSENVAPFFANNYSRRNTEPPEPYDEGYEYYTLWELSEKLAEVFREAERYEALAAIHDDVVSTIQANLPPESERPTVASVLYMGETFYPAKVNESGFATAHTRPLGASDAFAESDVSYQTSYDFETLLDVDPDVILHRYGYSYYDVSAIREQVASHSVGAKLAAVENDRFYAGGNPLQGPLMNLFQLEMTAKQLYPDVFGAWPGYDGGPYPEIPESERLFDRDEVARIVTGD
- a CDS encoding ABC transporter substrate-binding protein codes for the protein MARDVDCHDAPTRRDAIKGGGALLGGGLLAGCSGGASEATTTTAAETTTTTAATTAEDTTYEVTVEPAGTGTFDVVPETYATIPGVWMDIAMALGIPPKAVASFNRISLDYYDALPGVEFDADSVLTFGTDGESGSYDKEILYEVDADVHLMDPRLLKRYSGWEEADLEEIESNIGPILGSFIRFPYGGHDPYYTLYEAFEKAAQIFQRQRQYEAWVSFKDEVYADIESRVPDDAPTVAAFNFRFSPESGKFYGANIYASRNDTRSLRLLGVEDAFPAGEYVPNEPIGYEELLDIDPDYIGCIGDLSYLTHGEFRDVIETAQNHETLGALTAVQEGNFVRTGGKRMGPVIDLFSAEATAKQLYPDEFGEWPGSVGDVPEGQRLFDRQRMADIVNGEF
- a CDS encoding universal stress protein; translated protein: MYDRILVATDGSEHALAAAREALGLAETHDAIVYALYVVETSTSWLAVSKNEVTDALRDVGIDAGKTALADVESLAADRDVDLVTELGEGSADEEILAYAAEIDADLAVMGTHGREGVRRRLVGSVAERVVRDAPMPVLTVNAQDA
- a CDS encoding FAD-dependent oxidoreductase, with translation MGGSATRRYDVVVVGGGPAGTAASICTARDGLDTVVFDRGDASLDRCAFVETYPGFPGGVDVETLRALFVDHVRAAGGDVVAETVSEVREHADGFRVEAESGRVVVADRVVAATTLDGDYLRGIADEDELFTTHVRETGTHERVDGSYADADGRTPIDGLFFAGGLADRGDQVLLAAADGMRVGREIVHEARREFGYWEAALPHMDWLRRVPGDAADWEEERSWEEWFEYHRLPDDHDIDAARLERVKERELAFVAAARLDDAEITRRAAAGQRRLAAHLDDDALLDAVDDERLCEYVRERDLV